A single region of the Silene latifolia isolate original U9 population chromosome 8, ASM4854445v1, whole genome shotgun sequence genome encodes:
- the LOC141596502 gene encoding rsm22-cox11 tandem protein 2, mitochondrial, which translates to MRLLMPESSGMAKKMTAESVMLAAKQSSRCDVVPVRLRSAIQGYLREQQVGHMKKKVLRLRESFNHIKEFNRLLPQSVSKAMVEDPLGIEKSQRWKIKSSYGDTGLTYRDDNTAAYIASRMPSAFAACFRVLREVRTRLPGFSPAKVLDFGSGTGSAFWALREVWPRSLEHVNLIEPSQSMQRAGFGLLQDVKNIPLIHSYGSILSFTKKVRKPERQHDLVIASYVLGEIPSAKDRLSIVRQLWGLTRDILVLIEPGTPEGSHIITQMRSHILWMEKRKTRKRKGLADGNSSEASRDGAFIIAPCPHDGPCPLVNTGTYCHFVQRLQRTESQLAYKRSSGAPRGFEDEKFSYVVFQRGKRPQEPWPLDDIKFETLKEMKANRQPEDLEIDYEDQLEDQSDSDEIVPNEVSLVPIEVSPSCDSSATEADAVDEFKEEVEERGHADLGSGWGRIIFMPQKRGRCVEMDVCRATKRDGSEGAFEHLAITRGRNPALHRQARKSIWGDLWPF; encoded by the exons ATGCGGCTGTTGATGCCAGAATCATCGGGCATGGCGAAAAAAATGACTGCAGAAAGCGTGATGTTGGCGGCGAAGCAGTCCTCCCGTTGCGACGTGGTCCCTGTCCGTCTTCGCAGTGCCATCCAAGGTTACCTCCGAG AGCAACAAGTGGGGCATATGAAGAAGAAGGTGTTGAGATTAAGGGAATCATTCAACCATATTAAGGAATTCAATAGGCTTCTTCCGCAGTCAGTGTCAAAGGCGATGGTGGAAGATCCCTTGGGAATTgagaaatcacaaaggtggaaaaTAAAGAGCTCTTACGGAGATACAGGACTCACTTATAGAGATGATAACACCGCCGCCTATATTGCGTCCCGTATGCCTTCAGCTTTTGCAGCTTGTTTCAGAGTTCTCCGTGAG GTTCGTACAAGACTCCCGGGTTTTTCACCTGCTAAAGTCTTGGACTTTGGTTCTGGTACTGGGTCCGCCTTCTG GGCTTTGAGAGAGGTTTGGCCGCGCTCATTGGAGCATGTTAATTTAATTGAGCCCTCACAATCAATGCAGCGAGCTGGCTTTGGCTTGCTACAAG ATGTGAAGAACATACCACTTATTCACAGCTACGGTAGCATTCTGTCCTTTACTAAAAAGGTCAGAAAGCCTGAAAGACAACATGACCTTGTCATTGCT TCCTATGTTCTAGGAGAGATTCCATCAGCCAAGGACAGATTATCAATAGTTCGTCAATTATGGGGTCTTACTCGAGATATTCTG GTACTAATTGAACCTGGCACGCCTGAAGGATCACATATCATAACCCAAATGCGGTCACATATTTTATGGATGGAGAAAAGG AAAACTCGTAAGCGTAAAGGTCTAGCAGATGGCAACAGCTCGGAAGCTTCTCGAGATGGTGCCTTCATAATTGCTCCT TGTCCCCATGATGGACCCTGTCCATTAGTGAATACTGGAACGTATTGTCACTTTGTTCAGCGCTTGCAGAGAACAGAATCACAACTTGCATACAAG AGATCAAGTGGCGCACCGCGTGGATTCGAGGATGAGAAATTTTCATATGTTGTGTTTCAAAGAGGAAAAAGACCACA ggagccttggcctttagatgacaTAAAGTTTGAGACATTGAAGGAAATGAAAGCCAATAGACAACCTGAGGATCTTGAGATTGATTACG AAGACCAGTTGGAGGACCAGTCTGACAGTGACGAGATAGTACCTAATGAAGTCTCTCTAGTACCTATTGAAGTCTCTCCTTCATGTGACTCATCCGCAACAGAAGCCGATGCTGTTGATGAGTTTAAAGAGGAGGTAGAGGAAAGAGGTCATGCAGATTTGGGGAGTGGTTGGGGCAGAATCATATTTATGCCTCAAAAGAGAGGCAGATGTGTCGAAATGGATGTATGTCGAGCCACCAAGCGTGACGGCTCAGAAGGCGCCTTTGAGCATTTAGCCATTACACGTGGTAGAAACCCCGCCTTGCACCGTCAGGCACGCAAGTCCATATGGGGGGATCTATGGCCTTTCTAG